The genomic DNA GATGGAGATATCTGTCATATGCTCGAACATCTGTTGTTTATGAATATACTGCTTTGCCCATGGATCTACCACAGTCTGTGGGATCTAAAGAGAGGGAGGCGCCGTCCTGGAAATAGGATGTCAGATCCTCAATCTCATGTGCAGGCGTGTCAACTACTCCGGCCTGAAGACTGGAGCTCGTCCAAATCTCCCGCCTGCTCCAAATGCGCCGGCGTTCACGAATGTCAACTACTCCGGCCTGAAGACTGGAGCTTGTCTCTGGCGCCGTGCAGATAATTCAACATGCTTCTACTTGGCTTCGGCTCCAGAGATGCTGCACCCTAAGTCGAACAGCCTCGCGAATCTCCAGGATCGAGGGGGTTCCGAAGGAAAGGGCACCGGGTCACAAAATTCTGTGAAAATATAACAATAACTGAGCTGCGAATTTCTCAGTTCTCGTAATTATAAACAGTACAGGCAACACGAAGAAAAACTTAAATTCGGGCTTAATCAACATAACGCGGCATTTATTACCAATTTTTGCTCAAATAATGCAATTTAGCTATCTTCAAGCAAAATTTACCGATTAAAAGAGACAATTTTCAAATTCGGGCCAATTTCACATCGATTTATGACATGGAGCAACCAGTTTCGAGAGGTAATACCATTTAAGTATTTTTATCTGGTTTGCAGAGATGCGATAGATGCTGTGGAGAGGCTGCTTGCCTTTTTGGCTGTGACCTCTCTCTTCATCGGAGGAACAGGCTTCTTCAAGACGTACATGGCAAGCCTTCTGCTTGGAATCCAGCCGAGCATGATGATCTGCTTCGCTGTATTTCTTGTGTCGTTCAGTGTTTACACGCTGGACAAGCTCGTTGATCTCGATCGGGACATCTCAAACATGCCGGCAAGGAAGCAGTTTCTGTATTCGCGGAGGCGATTCTTCCTGGTCCTGGCGCTCTCCGCGTACCTTGCAGCCGCCCTCATCATGGTTTACGTGAGACCTGCAGCTCTTCCGCTGGTATTCGTGCCGGTGATTGCAAACGCATTTTACGGTATGCGTCTCCTCCCATGGATCCCGAGGCTGAAGGACATACCGGTGATGAAGAACGTCGTAGTTGGCTCCGCATGGGCACTGGTAACTGTGCTCATTCCGGTGTTTCATAGCGGTTACGGCAGTCCATGGGCCCTGGTACTGTACTTCATATTCATCAAGACGTTCATCGACACAGTTCTCTACGACATACGAGATGTTGCTGGCGACAGAATCAGTGGTGTGCGCACGATGCCTGTAATTCTTGGAGAGACGCCGACGGTTCTGGTGCTGCTCATCCTGAACACAACGATCCTGCCGGTCTCGCTGTTTCTTCCAGGAGGGAGCAGAGAGATCGCGCTGGCTCTCACACTCTACGGATACGCATACATCGCGTATCTGAGGAGGAGACGAAATCCAGTGGTTCTGGATATGCTCGTCGAGGGGGAATGGATGATGGCATGTGTGGCGCTGTACCTGCTGAATGCTCTATAGCCCTGCGAATCCGTATGGCTATCGAATTTCAGAATTGAGATTCACACCAGACTCTCTGAGAGAGCTGTGTTCGGTCCCTGACATACAAGTGGAAGCAGGAAAATTCCACTAAATAAATATTTTTCATATATCAGAATCAGATTCTTCAAATAAGGATAGAATGTCTGTGAAGAACAGGGGCAGTAAGGCGCACATTTTTGGATCAATTATCTTATTCGGAGAGATCCTCAGAATCTTTTGTCTTAATGGTGATGTGCGTTATGGGAGCTTGGTGCATCCTTTCGTGTGGACCAGATGTTGCATGG from Methanothrix thermoacetophila PT includes the following:
- a CDS encoding UbiA family prenyltransferase; this translates as MERLLAFLAVTSLFIGGTGFFKTYMASLLLGIQPSMMICFAVFLVSFSVYTLDKLVDLDRDISNMPARKQFLYSRRRFFLVLALSAYLAAALIMVYVRPAALPLVFVPVIANAFYGMRLLPWIPRLKDIPVMKNVVVGSAWALVTVLIPVFHSGYGSPWALVLYFIFIKTFIDTVLYDIRDVAGDRISGVRTMPVILGETPTVLVLLILNTTILPVSLFLPGGSREIALALTLYGYAYIAYLRRRRNPVVLDMLVEGEWMMACVALYLLNAL